The genomic region cacgtgtgggactaataaaggttattttatcttatcttaactcCTGAGCTACAGACACCCCTCTGGCTATAGCTACATATTTTCTGGTAACAGGTTATTTCTTGCTCTGTACATGGTTTGACCAGTTTTAAATCTTACTGTTAAGttgaaatgttaaatgtttgtcatttttatgtttaccaTTTGTACATAGTATTAAAGAATTCTTTCTGTCGTCCCCTCCCCAGATCCTTAAGATTCTGGGAGGGGGGGTGGTAGTGTTTTTATCACAGGAACACCCTTGTTTGATGTTGGCAAACTTCCTCCCCTTTGTATGGCTTCACtgtgttatctagggtgaaccatctagggtgtgggggagactaccctctttatgaccaaggatgttcCTACTGTGCTTTTATGTTATATGCAGcaggatcacacacacacacacacacacacacacgcacgcacgcacgcacgcacgcacgcacgcacgcacacacacacacacacacacacccagtgccttgtctttgtaaccaaggGGGGTTACGGGGGAAGGTATgtgttgtaaactattgtttatTGTGTGAACGTTGTCAATAAAAGGGAGCGAGAGGGGGCCGTCGTGGAGGTCATTTGTGATGAGCTGAGATACCGACAAGGCCTCCCTTGCAAGTAAAACGATCGATCGctgttgccttgtttttctttcacggGAATAAGTTCTGGGATCAGCGGGGTCTGACTTTAGACCCAACACTTACCACTTTATTAATTCCAACATGTTTGACCTAATGAATTGGTTTTTTACAAATATCCAATATTCCCACAATGCCACAGTTGTTTATCTGTCTTTTCTTAAATATCATGGTGTCAGAGCCTCCTCTGTGTCAGGTCCCAGACTCTAGAATAGTCTTCTTCTTAATATTAGATTTGCACAAATGCTCGAACATTTTATATCAttactaaagacacatttttatggATCTAAAGAGATGAGGAGAGTGTCTGAATATATATAATACtaattaatatttataatacTAATTGATTAATCTTAATCTTTATTTTCCAAATTCTTTGTGCTCCTTTTATCCATTCAGTATTTctgctgctgccatgattctttTCAGACAAAAATTCATACTTCTTGATATTCTTTTCCACCCAGTGCGGTGTCCAATTCAACCGCTTTGTAAGAGATCATCAACAAGGGTTAGGGGTGTATCTAACCCTGACCCTTCTGTGCAGTCACTCGGTCTGATGGGCAGTATTCTACACATAATGATCCCACAGCTGCACAAACTCCAAGTCCTGGACTGAGTTTGATCATAGAGTCTGATTTCTTATTCACTCAGGGGTCTTCTGGTGATATTCTGATGGatgtctttctttgttttaaacaatAATCTAATGCCTCCACCAACATGTTACTTAAGCTGAACTTCAtttgtggcaggcagagctAGGACCCAAACATGACATAATGAACTaaaagaggcagctttattcaatgtacaaaaaaataactcttgaaaactaaatacaagaaaactaaaccAAAACTAGGAACTAGGagtaggggtggctgtagctcaggtggcaaagcaggtcagccactaatcagaaagtcggtggttcgatcccaggctgcctcctggctgcatgccaaatatccttgggcaagatactaaccccatgtttgcctactggtggtggtcagagggcctggtggcgccagtgtccggcagcctcgcctctgtcagtgcgccccagggcagctgtggctacaatgtagcttgccatcgccagtgtgtgaatgtgtgtgtgaatgggtgaatgactgaatgtagtgtgaagcgctttggggtccttagggactagaaaagcgctatacaaatgcaggccattttaccattttaacTAGGGAAACAAGGAGCACAGAGCCAGGACCATGGCACCATCAGCTCCTCCATGACTGTGAGGTGAGTGAGCTCCAGACCTGAGATTACACAGCTCACATTGATCATATTCATCTGGGAGACAAGATGGGAAATGTGAAATAGTTCTGTGCTAAAAATACTGCAGGTGTCATTTTTTATTGAGTTTGAAAGTTTGAAAGCTGACAGTTTACAGGGTGagtttagtttcagtgttttgatcaTAATATTATGGAAGGTTTTTATCTGGGGCAGATTCTCATAATGAAGatatgttttacattgtttacCTTTGAGCTCAGTTTTAGTTCACTGTAATAACTCTGCATGACACAGAGAGGTGATCTGAACTACCATATAAtgctgtggcaggcaggatgaggatcAAATGCAGTATTGGATACACATGAGGATAAACTCAAAAGTCTTAACAAAAGCTTTATTTtgctggaaaacaaaaacagagcactACAAAACAGAAACCTATACTGGAAAAATTTAAACTatccaatccaactttatttatgaagcactttaaaatactcAGCACTGGactaaagtgctgtacagtgatcaatcaatcaaatagaacagcaaaaaacaacaacaacaacaaaaaaaaaatcccaaaaccaaacaaaaaaaccccagagaatacaaaaaaattaaaacagccctatattaaaaaaacaagatagcACCGAATCAACTAAAACTAAGTTACAAGGGAAAAAGGAGCAGACTGAAACCTCACAGGTATGAGGGAAGACACAacaacgggcagagaaaaacacagggcttaaaagCACAAGGGAGTAACGAGGGAAGTAGAAACACATGGAGAACACAGCTgggaaagaaactgaaaacactaacatGGGACACGAGACTGAACTTGGAAGAGTTGCAAAACATTGGATTTCTACAGAGTAGAAATGTTTCTGAACAGTGAGCGAGGTAACAAAAGTGtatcagtcagttttatttgtcataattttattttatgttattagttagttagttttatATTACTTAGTTataatcagagatgggcagtaatgcgttacacgcgttactgtaatctgattacttttttcaagtaacgagtaagggattactattgtaaaaacagtaattagattaccgttttccgtaggaacgctgcgttactgagttactaaaaccgtgattttttttgcgagaatgtctcatgacagtgacgtaagcgagtgcgacgtttgtgacaacagctgtgtgcagatcaacaatggatcatatatcgagtgcgggacagactatgagcgtgcagcgtttaaagcgtggaagtactgaccttactttgagtttgatttcataaaaagtgacaaaaacattactttgtttcaaaagtaatcagtaaagtaacgggattacttttttggggaagtaatcagtaattagttactgattaattttttcaagtaacttgaccaacactagTTATAATACAGctagttctgtttttttgttttatttaactttaataaCCTTGGTATAGAACTTTAAGAATTTGATCAGGCCAGCATTTAGATACATTTGGCTTAACTATGATATATAGTTcggtctcggtcgttgtgtccttgggcaagacacttcacctaccgcctactggtgttggccagaagggctgatggcgcgatatggcagcctcgcttctgtcagtctgccccagggcagctgtggctacaactgtagcttgcctccaccagtgtgtgaatgtgtgtgtgaatgggtggatgactgggtgtgtaaagtgctttggggtccctaggggggactagtaaaagcactatacaaatacaaatacaggccatataAACATGATGATGTGCAATTTATTATGTGATTTACTATTTTTCACAGCAGAACACAGCCTGTAAAATCTAACAAAAATTTGATGTGCAGTTTCTGCTAATGTCCAACTGGAGGCATCATCAGGCCAGCAAACAGCAACACTGAAGCTCAGAAaacattctttctttttctaatttaagTTCTGCACTGAGATGTAACTGTGCTGCAGGTTATCTTCAAATTATGTGATTTTCAAATGGAGTCTGGTATGAAGTCAGGTTACTGATTAAACAGCCTACGGAAAATATGAGCTGACCATTATCCAGTCAAGCTCCATTCAAAAATATAGTCCTGTTACACATTACCAGAAAGGAACACAGAGAGTGATGATTAAAGAGTTTTAGGTATTGATGCTCTCACTGTGAGCACCCTGCTGCTCACCTGATCAACAGACTCTTAAACACTGAAATGTCTCCACAAAGAATCTAAATATGAGACTGAATGATCAATCAGACTCTGCTGAGTATTTTTTAACTTTCTAAGTCACATGAAAACCTCATAGAACTCcattattaaaaacacagttcTTGCAAGTTTTGTTTCCTACAGTGAATGTGAATAAATTGTTTTTTCAACACAAAATACTTCAAAATTTCTTGTTTTGTGTTGGTGAACAGAAACTCCAAAAGCCTGCACATTATCTATAGGTTGAAAGTATTTCAGGAGGAAATATGGAGAAATGTTTCTATAGCTGTACTGCAGCATGACTACATGTGAggtcttaaataaataaataaactgagcAGTGCAGCAAATCTGAATAAAACTTCTGACTGTAGGGTTCTGAATGACAGTTGCAGATCTTCTATTTGACCTTCATGGAGTTTGGTTAACGACACACTTTAAGAATAAAAAGTTATACTAAAACTGAGTGTTTTCTGAATTTTTCTGAATTACAGAGACTCAGattatttaaaggtttaaatgttaagtcagaaatttttaaaaaaaaatcattaaccAATCAAACATTAAGCTCTCAAACTGCTGTTGTGAATCTAGGGGAAGTAACCTGCCTAGAAATGTTAAAATTCTCAATGAACATCTGCATTCATGCTGcattacacactcactcactcactcaggTTTCTGTAATGGTGGGGaggagtgtgtgcatgtttccTTTTGATATATCTCAATCAGCTGAACGAAGACCAAACAGACGCTGTGTAAAGTAGAGAGGAGGGGGGAAGGAGGAAGGCAGCAGGGAGGCAGAACAAGTGACATCGCTGACTTCAAACGCCTTTCATTCTGAGATGTGGGCAGCGATAACATCCTGTCTACAGGCGACCTCACAGCGATGCTGTTGTTTCCAGTCAACCAATCACATTCTGCCTCTGCCTTGAGAGGAGGGTGATAACCCTCCTGACTGGGCCTGACTGCAGTGTGTCTCTCTGGGAACAGTGATGTGCGAGCTGGCCCACCTCCTGACAGCAGCAAGGTAAAGACCAGCACTCTCTGAAAGCCACAACATCACCATCATGGACCCTATCATCAGTGTTCTGGAGCTGGTGGGGGTTCTGATCTCAGCGGGGGCCTGGCTCTGCTCTCTGGCCACCACCCTGATGTCCTCATGGCTCACACTGTCCAACTTGCTGGTCACAGAGACTCTTGGGGTGGGCCTCTGGGAGACCTGCGTGCTCAATCAGCAGGGAACACTGGAGTGTAGGCCCTATGACAGTCTGCTGGGGCTGCGACCAGAGATCAAGCTAGCCCGGATCCTCATGTGCACAGCGCTAGGGGTAGGAATGCTGGGGCTTTTGCTTGCCATACCCAGCCTCCACCTTGTCAACGGCTGCCGGCAACAGTTGGAGGACGTGAGCTGTAAGAGGGCCCTGAAGGCAACCAGTGGGGCATTGTGGCTGGTGGCGGGGATCCTGGGCCTCATCCCAGTTTCCTACATCGCCCATGTGACGGTCGAACAGTTCTTCGATGAGTCAGTGCCTGACATGGTCCCACGATGGGAATTTGGGGATGCTCTGTTCTGTGGTTGGACGGCCGGCGTCCTTCATCTAGCTGCAGGAATGCTGCTgctaatttcctgtttttatgtgcaGAAGTTAAACAGTAACAGACCCGTTGATGTCCCTCCGGTCCTGACAAAGCTAGAACCTGACTCCATGAGAACCAGATCTGAGTATGTCTGAGACCACCTCATAAAAAGGCTGCTACAAGTCTTCTTCAACCTTTTCTGCATCTAAAACTAAATGTTGGACTACCACACTTCAATTTGTGGCTCTTGAGATCAGATTGGAGTATTTCAGCGAATTTCCAGAAGGGATGTTACATTCCTGATTTTGAGGTTGTATCCAAAGAAGAGGTTAAAAATTTTCTTAAAACTAAACTTTACCCAAACAACTGTCACAACTAGATCTGAATAGAACAACAGGGAGGTCTGAGGTTGCTCCTCTAATTTGACAAAGTGAGACCAGATCAGGAGGTTCAGTCCAAACCTGCAGTAAAACAGATGATTTCTCTATAGAATTTCGATGGTTTCAGAGGTTTGAAAGATATAAGTTTAAAATGTTCTTGATCACAAACAGATGTAAATTTCCTTCTTAATCTGTTAGGAGGGATGGAATTTCTCTCAAATAAAGCTTCAGACTAAAtcagagtttgtttttattttaatttaacatcTAAAAATAACATCTAGGACAAAGATGTTCTAGCTTTTTAACTGCTTTGGTAGTTTAAACTAAAGAatcagagagaaaataaatcagATCATTTTGTCCTGTTGTTAATTTGACTGCATGTAATCACCTTAAAATGATGAGAGATGCCAGTTTATAGTTCTGATTTCGGATGTTTatgaacagcagaaaaaaaaaccagtgaACAATATTTGAGCAACACACCCAGACCTTCACGATCTGTCGAGCGTTTTATTCCCTGCGGTGACTTATCTTTGTTTCAATCATTGAGATGTTTGCTTTAGTTTTCCTGGAGCCAAAGAGATGAAAGCTGCTGCGGTTTCCTgctttattcatttcatttaaacacTTTATGTAGTTTTTATTGTTAGTCTTAAGGCTGGATTTCatctcttttattgtttttatttggagACAAGGGAAGacaaactgttgtttttgtggt from Astatotilapia calliptera chromosome 23, fAstCal1.2, whole genome shotgun sequence harbors:
- the LOC113016514 gene encoding putative claudin-24; amino-acid sequence: MDPIISVLELVGVLISAGAWLCSLATTLMSSWLTLSNLLVTETLGVGLWETCVLNQQGTLECRPYDSLLGLRPEIKLARILMCTALGVGMLGLLLAIPSLHLVNGCRQQLEDVSCKRALKATSGALWLVAGILGLIPVSYIAHVTVEQFFDESVPDMVPRWEFGDALFCGWTAGVLHLAAGMLLLISCFYVQKLNSNRPVDVPPVLTKLEPDSMRTRSEYV